A single Pseudomonas sp. HN11 DNA region contains:
- the gmd gene encoding GDP-mannose 4,6-dehydratase produces MKKAIITGITGQDGAYLAQLLLEKGYTVYGTYRRTSSVNFWRMDELGVTQHPNLHLVEYDLTDLSSSIRLLQTTEATEVYNLAAQSFVGVSFDQPVTTAEITGLGAVNLLEAIRIVNPKVRFYQASTSEMFGKVQAIPQIETTPFYPRSPYGVAKLYAHWMTINYRESYGIFGTSGILFNHESPLRGREFVTRKITDSVAKITQGKLSVLELGNMDAKRDWGFAKEYVEGMWRMLQADEPDTFVLATNRTETVRDFVSLAFKAVDINLDWKGEGDQEHAIDAESGKIVVQVNPKFYRPAEVELLIGDPAKAKAVLGWEPKTSLEELCRMMVQEDLRRNEQGFSF; encoded by the coding sequence GTGAAAAAAGCAATTATCACCGGTATCACTGGCCAAGACGGTGCCTACCTCGCTCAGCTCTTGCTAGAAAAAGGCTACACCGTCTACGGTACCTATCGCCGCACCAGCTCGGTCAACTTCTGGCGCATGGATGAACTGGGTGTTACCCAGCACCCTAATCTGCACTTGGTTGAATACGATCTGACTGACCTGTCATCCAGTATTCGCCTGTTGCAGACTACCGAAGCTACCGAGGTCTACAACCTGGCGGCCCAGAGCTTTGTGGGTGTGTCTTTCGACCAACCGGTGACCACTGCTGAAATCACTGGTCTGGGCGCAGTCAATTTGCTGGAAGCCATCCGTATCGTTAACCCGAAGGTGCGGTTCTACCAGGCCTCAACCTCGGAAATGTTCGGCAAGGTTCAAGCGATCCCGCAGATTGAAACCACGCCGTTCTATCCGCGCAGCCCTTACGGCGTCGCCAAGTTGTACGCCCACTGGATGACCATCAACTACCGTGAGTCCTACGGCATCTTTGGCACCAGTGGTATTTTGTTCAACCACGAGTCGCCTCTGCGTGGGCGCGAGTTCGTAACGCGCAAGATCACTGACTCTGTAGCCAAGATCACTCAAGGCAAGCTGAGTGTCCTGGAACTGGGCAATATGGACGCCAAGCGCGATTGGGGTTTTGCGAAAGAGTACGTGGAAGGTATGTGGCGCATGCTGCAAGCCGACGAGCCGGATACTTTTGTACTGGCGACCAACCGGACAGAAACGGTGCGTGACTTTGTATCGCTGGCGTTCAAAGCAGTCGATATCAACCTTGACTGGAAAGGCGAGGGTGACCAGGAGCACGCGATTGATGCAGAAAGCGGCAAGATTGTAGTCCAGGTCAATCCGAAGTTTTATCGACCGGCTGAAGTTGAGTTGCTGATCGGCGATCCAGCAAAAGCCAAGGCGGTATTGGGTTGGGAGCCAAAAACCAGCCTGGAAGAACTGTGCCGGATGATGGTGCAGGAAGACCTGCGTCGCAACGAACAAGGCTTTTCGTTCTAA
- a CDS encoding glycosyltransferase family 4 protein: protein MRIVIDLQGAQSESRFRGIGRYSLSLALAIAKNAGDHEVWIVLNGRMPESILDIRNAFSTLIPKERIRIFDVPDDLSSPWVLSASEIVREEFIGSLEPDVVLITSLFEDPGAGAVTSVGATVNNYKTAVVLYDLIPLLNKEVYLPTPALRDYYGRKITWLERADALLAISRSSRDEAVEHLSVPQERVSNISAAIGEHFYPRVFSKAAAAKFLQRMGVQEKFVLYAPGGFDPRKNFSRLLEAYSRLKPELRSHYQLVIASRLHEQQRIELLGLKEKFGFEIHELVLTGYVEDEDLISLYSLASLFVFPSTHEGFGLPVLEAMACGAPVVGSNCSSIPEVIGLADALFDPLSVASISNKISQVLEDESFRQRLIEHAEAQSGTFSWDESALNAITAMERMVKADSPAAPYDFSRQALLENLTRLPDCQPTDIQLVQISKSIAFNLLGGTEKQLLLDVSSIVQSDAKSGIQRVVRSLLQELLNAPPAGLVVRPIYYHAGEYFYANEFVARFFPESSSTADAPIDFTQGDIYLSLDLTMHLADELYPLHSQMRSGGVEVNFIVYDLLLVQRPDWWPAPTADYFTNWLKRITDVGAGLICISEAVAQEMKAWMATNAPARCDGGPQIKSFHLGADIASSMPSVGFPKNAQHVLAQLQARPSFLMVSTIEPRKGHAQTIAAFEALWADGLDANLVIVGKRGWLVDSVITSIERHPALNERLFWLEGISDEYLEKVYAASTCLIAASEGEGFGLPLIEAAQHHLPMIVRDIPVFREVAGDHAFYFEGLAPAALAESIREWLVLFNTGEHPLSVNMPWLTWEQSAHQLKQSICQ from the coding sequence ATGCGGATAGTCATTGATCTTCAAGGTGCTCAGTCGGAAAGCCGGTTTCGTGGCATTGGCCGTTACTCGCTCTCTTTGGCATTGGCCATCGCTAAAAATGCGGGCGACCACGAGGTATGGATCGTTCTGAATGGCAGGATGCCGGAGAGTATTCTGGATATTCGGAATGCTTTTTCGACACTGATCCCCAAAGAGCGAATCCGCATATTCGACGTACCTGATGACTTAAGTTCTCCGTGGGTACTGAGCGCATCGGAGATCGTCAGGGAAGAGTTTATCGGCTCCCTTGAGCCCGACGTGGTCTTGATCACTAGCCTCTTTGAGGACCCGGGTGCGGGCGCTGTGACGTCCGTAGGCGCCACCGTTAATAATTACAAGACAGCGGTTGTTCTGTATGACCTGATTCCGCTGCTAAATAAAGAAGTGTACTTGCCGACGCCGGCACTCCGAGACTATTACGGCAGGAAAATTACCTGGTTGGAGCGCGCCGATGCTCTTTTGGCAATTTCTCGATCCTCCCGTGATGAAGCGGTCGAGCATTTGAGCGTGCCGCAAGAACGTGTCTCGAATATTTCCGCTGCTATTGGTGAACATTTTTATCCCCGGGTCTTTTCCAAAGCCGCCGCCGCCAAGTTTCTTCAGCGAATGGGCGTGCAGGAAAAGTTTGTTTTGTATGCCCCCGGCGGCTTTGATCCCAGGAAGAATTTTTCACGCCTGCTTGAGGCTTACAGCAGGCTGAAACCTGAACTCAGATCTCATTATCAACTGGTGATTGCCAGCCGGCTGCATGAGCAGCAGCGGATTGAGTTGTTGGGTCTAAAAGAAAAATTCGGTTTCGAAATTCATGAGTTGGTTTTGACCGGGTATGTTGAGGACGAGGACCTTATCTCACTCTATTCCCTGGCATCACTCTTTGTATTTCCCTCTACTCACGAAGGTTTTGGCCTGCCTGTCTTGGAAGCGATGGCGTGCGGGGCGCCTGTTGTGGGCTCCAATTGCAGCAGCATCCCCGAGGTCATTGGGCTGGCGGATGCGCTTTTCGATCCACTGTCGGTCGCCTCGATATCCAATAAGATCAGCCAGGTACTGGAAGATGAATCCTTCAGACAAAGGTTGATAGAGCACGCTGAAGCTCAATCAGGAACGTTTTCCTGGGATGAGTCTGCGCTTAACGCCATTACGGCTATGGAGCGTATGGTGAAGGCTGACAGCCCAGCCGCGCCTTATGATTTTTCCCGGCAAGCTTTGCTTGAGAACCTGACCCGCCTGCCAGATTGCCAGCCCACCGACATTCAGCTCGTTCAGATTTCGAAAAGCATTGCTTTCAATTTATTGGGCGGGACTGAAAAGCAGTTGCTTCTGGACGTCTCCAGTATCGTTCAGTCAGATGCGAAGTCGGGTATTCAGCGGGTGGTCCGCAGCCTGTTGCAGGAGCTTTTGAATGCTCCGCCAGCAGGTCTGGTTGTTCGGCCAATTTATTACCATGCAGGCGAATACTTTTATGCCAATGAGTTCGTGGCCCGGTTCTTTCCGGAAAGTAGCAGTACTGCTGACGCTCCCATTGACTTCACTCAGGGCGATATTTATCTGTCGTTGGACCTGACGATGCATTTGGCCGATGAACTCTACCCACTGCATTCGCAAATGCGCTCCGGTGGGGTTGAGGTCAACTTCATCGTTTATGATTTGCTCTTGGTGCAAAGACCTGATTGGTGGCCGGCACCCACCGCCGATTACTTTACCAATTGGCTGAAACGGATTACGGATGTCGGAGCCGGGCTCATTTGTATCTCTGAGGCGGTTGCACAAGAAATGAAAGCGTGGATGGCAACCAATGCCCCCGCGCGATGTGACGGTGGACCTCAAATAAAGAGTTTCCACTTGGGCGCAGATATTGCGAGCAGCATGCCTTCGGTCGGATTTCCCAAGAATGCTCAACATGTTCTCGCCCAACTGCAAGCACGTCCCAGCTTTTTGATGGTCAGTACCATCGAGCCTCGCAAAGGACATGCGCAGACGATCGCAGCTTTTGAAGCGTTGTGGGCCGACGGTCTTGATGCGAATTTGGTTATCGTCGGGAAACGGGGTTGGCTGGTCGATTCCGTGATCACATCGATTGAGCGTCATCCGGCGTTGAACGAACGACTCTTTTGGCTTGAGGGGATCAGTGATGAATACCTCGAGAAGGTATATGCCGCCTCTACCTGCCTGATCGCCGCATCGGAAGGGGAGGGTTTCGGGCTGCCGCTGATCGAAGCAGCACAGCATCACTTGCCGATGATTGTGCGCGATATTCCTGTCTTCCGCGAAGTAGCGGGCGACCACGCGTTTTATTTTGAAGGGCTCGCGCCAGCTGCTTTGGCGGAATCCATAAGAGAGTGGTTAGTGCTTTTCAATACGGGTGAACATCCACTGTCGGTGAATATGCCTTGGCTGACCTGGGAGCAGAGTGCCCATCAATTGAAGCAATCCATATGTCAATGA